Proteins from a single region of Thermoleophilia bacterium:
- the uvrA gene encoding excinuclease ABC subunit UvrA, whose protein sequence is MTRSERIVISGAREHNLKGIDLDLPRDALIVVTGLSGSGKSSLAFDTIYAEGQRRYVESLSAYARQFLGLMEKPDVDSIEGLSPAISIDQKTTSRNPRSTVGTVTEIYDYLRLMWARIGRPHCPKCGEEITGQTQEQITDRIMTFDEGTRFMVMAPVIRDRKGEYGKLFEQMRAEGYSRVEVNGEMRMLDEEIILDKKYKHDISVVIDRLVMKGDLRRRLSESVEAAVDMADGLVEFQVIDGERMLFSENFACLKCGTSMPELEPRIFSFNAPHGACPTCTGLGFKRVIDPQLVVPDPTLSLSEGALQPWRMGYSGYWRRLIKSVANTYKIDLDKPWQELSQEDQDLFLHGTGTERHTINSNSRSGRRRSYSVKFEGLVNNLERRYQESDSESVRDKIEEYMAEQPCPACHGARLRPESLGVTVGGISIRDFTDMSADAAHEWIQTLDLNKTERAIAKLIVKEVAERLSFLINVGIGYLSLARSARTLSGGEAQRIRLATQIGSSLVGVMYVLDEPSIGLHQRDNEKLIATLQRLRDLGNTVIVVEHDEGTMKAADHLVDLGPGAGEHGGYIVADGTPADVEANPSSLTGRYLSGSEMIRIPEVRREARGHLSVRGARQHNLTGIDVDFPLGVLTCVTGVSGSGKSTLVNETLHPAVANRLHKSKLRPGPHDGIDGIEQIDKIINIDQSPIGRTPRSNPATYTGVFDHVRQLFTATQESRARGYKPGRFSFNVKGGRCEVCKGDGQIKIEMHFLPDVYVPCEQCHGHRYNRETLEVKFKGKSISDVLEMSIEEAYPFFDSIPKIARRLKTLNDVGLGYVRLGQPATTLSGGEAQRIKLAAELSKVATGRTLYILDEPTTGLHFGDVRRLLEVLDRLVDAGNSVVVIEHDLDVIKSADWVIDLGPEGGDGGGEVIATGTPEQIAEVPGSYTGDFLRETLGAALPLAA, encoded by the coding sequence GTGACTCGTTCTGAACGAATTGTGATCTCCGGTGCCCGTGAGCACAACCTCAAAGGCATCGATCTCGACCTGCCGCGGGACGCGCTGATCGTGGTCACCGGCCTTTCCGGATCCGGCAAGTCGAGCCTCGCTTTCGACACGATCTACGCAGAAGGCCAGCGCCGTTACGTCGAGTCGCTCTCCGCTTACGCCCGCCAGTTCCTCGGCCTGATGGAGAAGCCCGACGTGGACTCGATCGAAGGCCTTTCGCCGGCGATCTCGATCGACCAGAAGACGACCTCCCGCAACCCGCGCTCAACAGTGGGCACGGTCACCGAGATCTACGACTACCTGCGCCTGATGTGGGCCCGGATCGGCCGGCCACACTGCCCGAAGTGCGGCGAGGAGATCACCGGCCAGACCCAGGAGCAGATCACCGACCGGATAATGACTTTCGACGAAGGCACCCGGTTCATGGTCATGGCGCCGGTGATCCGTGACCGCAAGGGTGAATACGGCAAGCTCTTCGAGCAGATGCGGGCCGAGGGGTACTCGCGGGTCGAGGTGAACGGCGAGATGCGCATGCTGGACGAGGAGATCATCCTCGACAAGAAATACAAGCACGACATCTCGGTCGTGATCGACCGCCTGGTGATGAAAGGCGACCTGCGCCGCCGGCTCTCGGAATCGGTCGAGGCGGCGGTCGACATGGCCGACGGGCTGGTCGAGTTCCAGGTGATCGACGGCGAGCGCATGCTCTTCTCCGAGAACTTCGCCTGCCTCAAGTGCGGCACTTCGATGCCGGAGCTCGAGCCGCGGATCTTCTCGTTCAATGCGCCGCACGGCGCCTGCCCGACCTGCACCGGACTCGGCTTCAAGCGCGTGATCGACCCGCAGCTGGTCGTCCCGGACCCGACGCTCTCGCTGTCGGAAGGTGCGCTCCAGCCGTGGCGGATGGGTTATTCCGGCTACTGGCGCCGTCTGATCAAGTCGGTTGCCAACACCTACAAGATCGATCTCGACAAGCCCTGGCAGGAGCTCAGCCAGGAGGACCAGGATCTGTTCCTCCACGGCACCGGCACCGAACGGCACACGATCAACAGCAACAGCCGCTCCGGCCGCCGTCGCAGCTACTCGGTCAAGTTCGAGGGCCTGGTCAACAACCTCGAGCGGCGCTACCAGGAGTCGGACTCGGAATCGGTGCGCGACAAGATCGAGGAGTACATGGCCGAGCAGCCCTGCCCGGCCTGCCACGGCGCCCGGCTGCGCCCGGAGAGCCTCGGGGTCACGGTCGGCGGCATCTCGATCCGCGACTTCACCGACATGTCGGCCGACGCGGCCCACGAATGGATCCAGACACTCGACCTGAACAAGACTGAACGGGCGATCGCCAAGCTGATCGTCAAGGAGGTCGCCGAGCGGCTCTCCTTCCTGATCAACGTCGGCATCGGATACCTGTCGCTGGCCCGCTCGGCCCGAACCCTTTCCGGCGGCGAGGCCCAGCGGATCCGGCTGGCGACCCAGATCGGTTCCAGCCTGGTCGGCGTCATGTACGTGCTGGACGAGCCTTCGATCGGGCTGCACCAGCGCGACAACGAAAAGCTGATCGCGACCCTCCAGCGGCTGCGGGACCTCGGCAACACCGTGATCGTCGTCGAGCACGACGAAGGCACGATGAAGGCGGCCGACCACCTGGTCGACCTCGGTCCCGGCGCCGGCGAACACGGCGGCTACATCGTGGCCGACGGCACTCCGGCCGATGTCGAAGCCAACCCGTCCTCACTCACCGGCCGGTACCTCTCGGGCTCCGAGATGATCCGCATCCCCGAAGTGCGCCGGGAGGCCCGGGGGCACCTGAGCGTCCGCGGCGCGCGGCAGCACAACCTCACCGGGATCGACGTCGATTTCCCGCTCGGAGTTCTCACCTGCGTGACAGGCGTTTCCGGCTCGGGCAAGTCGACCCTGGTCAACGAAACCCTCCACCCGGCGGTCGCCAACCGGCTCCACAAGTCGAAGCTGCGCCCCGGTCCGCACGACGGCATCGACGGCATCGAGCAGATCGACAAGATCATCAACATCGACCAGTCGCCGATCGGTCGCACGCCACGGTCGAACCCGGCGACTTACACCGGCGTCTTCGACCACGTCCGCCAGCTGTTCACGGCGACCCAGGAGTCACGCGCCCGCGGGTACAAGCCCGGACGGTTCAGCTTCAACGTCAAGGGCGGTCGCTGTGAGGTCTGCAAGGGTGACGGCCAGATCAAGATCGAGATGCACTTCCTGCCCGACGTCTACGTGCCCTGCGAACAGTGTCACGGCCACCGGTACAACCGCGAGACGCTCGAAGTCAAGTTCAAGGGCAAGAGCATCAGTGACGTGCTCGAGATGTCGATCGAGGAGGCGTACCCGTTTTTCGACAGCATTCCGAAGATCGCCCGGCGGCTGAAGACCCTGAACGATGTCGGCCTCGGCTACGTCCGGCTGGGCCAGCCGGCGACCACCCTTTCCGGCGGAGAGGCCCAGCGGATCAAGCTGGCCGCGGAACTTTCCAAGGTCGCCACCGGGCGCACGCTTTACATCCTCGACGAGCCGACCACCGGTCTCCACTTCGGCGACGTGCGCCGGCTGCTCGAAGTGCTGGACCGCCTGGTTGACGCCGGCAACTCGGTCGTCGTGATCGAGCACGACCTCGACGTGATCAAAAGCGCCGACTGGGTGATCGACCTCGGTCCGGAGGGCGGCGACGGCGGCGGAGAGGTCATCGCCACCGGTACCCCGGAGCAGATCGCCGAAGTCCCGGGCTCCTACACCGGCGACTTTCTGCGGGAGACGCTCGGCGCCGCGCTGCCGCTGGCGGCCTGA
- a CDS encoding DivIVA domain-containing protein, whose protein sequence is MNHDQVVRQDFPTADDGYDRASVDAHLAAVAAALNALEVQIAGFEVERDALRRQAAANSGQAEVEVISKRAAAMVPARPDETAEHKIVEETTDKNEVSARLIATKMAMDGEDRESIRQRLETYQLPDTDALLDDVIAKVG, encoded by the coding sequence GTGAATCACGATCAAGTAGTCAGACAGGATTTTCCGACCGCCGACGACGGCTACGACCGCGCGTCGGTGGATGCGCACCTCGCGGCCGTTGCGGCCGCGTTGAATGCGCTCGAGGTCCAGATCGCGGGTTTCGAAGTCGAACGCGACGCCCTCCGGCGCCAGGCGGCCGCCAACTCGGGGCAGGCTGAAGTCGAAGTGATCTCGAAGAGGGCCGCGGCCATGGTGCCGGCGCGTCCGGACGAGACGGCCGAACACAAGATCGTCGAAGAAACAACCGACAAAAATGAGGTTTCCGCTCGCTTGATCGCGACCAAGATGGCAATGGACGGAGAAGACCGCGAGTCGATCCGCCAGCGCCTCGAGACCTACCAATTGCCAGACACCGACGCATTACTGGACGACGTCATCGCAAAGGTCGGGTAA